From a region of the Mucilaginibacter auburnensis genome:
- the uxaC gene encoding glucuronate isomerase → MKNFLDDDFLLSTKTAQKLYHEYAADKPIIDYHCHLPPDEIAVDKQFANLTQIWLKGDHYKWRAMRANGVNEAYITGNKSDREKFEAWAATVPYALRNPLYHWTHLELQRYFGIKDILSPATAGRIYDECTEKLQSPEYSVRSLLKKCKVEVVGTTDDPLDNLADHIKIKQDGFDVKVLPSFRPDKAMNADNVAVLNEYIDKLEQVANVTITNLDEYLSALKGRHDYFAANGGKLSDHGLDYVYAADYTEAEITNIFKKIRNRSEITAEENLKFKSALLYEFALWDHEKNWVQQYHVGALRNNNTRALATLGPDTGWDSIGDFTHGKSLSRFLDKLDTDNRLAKTILYNNNPVNNDVFASMAGNFNDGSVAGKVQFGSAWWFMDQKEGMINQLNSLSNIGLLSRLVGMLTDSRSFMSFPRHEYFRRILCNLLGNDIENGELPNDIAWTGKIVEDICYNNAREYFGFYE, encoded by the coding sequence ATGAAGAATTTTTTGGACGATGATTTTCTGTTAAGCACCAAAACGGCGCAAAAACTTTACCACGAGTATGCTGCAGATAAACCCATTATAGATTATCATTGTCATTTACCTCCTGATGAAATTGCTGTCGATAAGCAGTTTGCTAACCTAACCCAGATATGGCTGAAAGGCGACCATTATAAATGGCGTGCCATGCGTGCCAATGGCGTTAACGAAGCCTATATAACCGGAAATAAAAGCGATAGGGAAAAGTTTGAAGCATGGGCCGCTACTGTGCCCTACGCCCTGCGTAACCCGCTTTACCACTGGACCCATCTTGAATTACAACGTTACTTCGGAATAAAAGATATTCTTTCACCGGCTACTGCGGGGAGGATATATGATGAGTGTACTGAAAAGCTGCAATCGCCTGAATATAGTGTGCGTAGTCTGCTTAAAAAATGCAAGGTGGAAGTAGTGGGTACTACTGATGATCCGTTGGATAACCTGGCCGACCATATTAAAATAAAACAGGATGGCTTTGATGTAAAGGTATTGCCGTCTTTCCGTCCGGATAAGGCTATGAATGCTGATAATGTTGCCGTGCTGAATGAATACATTGATAAGTTGGAGCAGGTGGCTAATGTTACCATAACCAATCTGGATGAGTACTTGTCGGCTTTAAAAGGTCGTCATGATTATTTTGCGGCTAATGGGGGTAAACTGTCTGACCATGGTTTGGATTACGTTTATGCTGCCGATTATACGGAAGCTGAGATAACCAACATCTTCAAAAAAATAAGAAACAGAAGCGAAATTACTGCCGAAGAAAACCTCAAGTTTAAATCGGCTCTGTTGTATGAGTTTGCCCTTTGGGATCATGAAAAAAACTGGGTACAACAGTACCACGTAGGTGCTTTGCGCAATAACAATACCCGTGCGCTGGCTACTTTAGGGCCCGATACCGGTTGGGATTCTATTGGCGATTTTACCCACGGTAAAAGCCTTTCCAGGTTTCTGGATAAATTAGATACCGATAACCGTTTGGCTAAAACCATTCTTTACAACAACAATCCCGTAAATAATGATGTGTTTGCCTCTATGGCCGGTAACTTTAATGATGGTTCTGTAGCCGGTAAAGTACAGTTTGGTTCGGCATGGTGGTTTATGGATCAAAAGGAAGGCATGATCAACCAGCTCAACTCATTATCCAACATTGGTTTGCTGAGCCGCCTGGTAGGTATGCTAACGGATTCGCGCAGCTTTATGTCTTTCCCAAGGCACGAGTACTTCCGCAGAATATTATGCAACCTGTTAGGTAATGATATTGAAAATGGCGAATTGCCTAATGACATTGCCTGGACCGGTAAAATAGTGGAGGATATATGCTACAATAATGCTCGTGAGTACTTCGGGTTTTACGAGTAG
- a CDS encoding pyridoxamine 5'-phosphate oxidase family protein, with translation MNSINQQQPEDNHKDLNGPEAVSKIKELADKSTCFFCSNIKTGIPFSTRPMQVQQIDEQGNFYFLFANDSHTYQEIQADPFVHMLFKGSEHSDFLNIYGIAEASRDEAKIDELWDPLMKTWFTEGKDDPRIAVLKVEPSEGYYWDNKHGNAVAFVKMVVGAAIGKTLDDSVEGKVEV, from the coding sequence ATGAATAGCATTAATCAACAACAACCCGAAGACAACCACAAAGACCTAAACGGCCCTGAAGCCGTAAGTAAGATAAAAGAGCTGGCCGACAAGAGTACCTGCTTTTTTTGCAGCAATATTAAAACGGGCATTCCTTTTTCTACCCGCCCTATGCAGGTGCAGCAGATAGATGAGCAGGGTAACTTTTACTTCCTGTTTGCTAATGATAGCCATACTTACCAGGAAATACAGGCCGATCCATTTGTACACATGCTGTTTAAAGGTTCTGAACATTCAGACTTCCTGAACATTTACGGCATTGCCGAAGCCAGTCGTGATGAAGCCAAAATTGACGAATTATGGGACCCGCTGATGAAAACATGGTTCACCGAAGGTAAAGACGACCCACGCATTGCCGTACTAAAAGTTGAACCAAGCGAAGGTTACTATTGGGATAACAAACACGGTAACGCCGTTGCCTTTGTTAAAATGGTAGTAGGTGCAGCCATTGGCAAAACACTGGATGACTCGGTAGAGGGAAAAGTGGAGGTGTAG
- a CDS encoding DUF6371 domain-containing protein yields MTTNIHRYQLQPYKTPASRYACPQCSTPRSFTRYIDTQSGQQLAHMVGRCSRENNCGYHYTPKQYFTNHPEAGVCNEHHPVDPLVTLPNINPSTIATQDVLATLNNYGQNNLVQWLNSFFNADDVADVLKAYRVGTTNHWPGATVFWQIDEQQRARTGKIMLYNAQTGKRVKQPYNHIHWMHKKLYAGYYLSQCLFGLHLIDQHPNKPIAIVESEKTALLAALHLPQYLWLATGGLHNLNAAQCQLLKGRRVMLYPDVKAYDVWQQKAHNLQLLLPGTIFKVDDMLERNATPQQHDEGWDLGDWLVGA; encoded by the coding sequence ATGACAACCAACATACACCGTTACCAATTACAACCCTATAAAACACCTGCAAGCAGGTACGCTTGCCCGCAATGCAGCACGCCACGCAGCTTTACGCGTTATATTGATACGCAAAGCGGGCAACAACTGGCACACATGGTAGGGCGTTGCAGCCGCGAAAACAACTGCGGCTACCACTACACGCCAAAACAGTACTTTACCAACCACCCCGAAGCGGGCGTTTGCAATGAGCATCATCCGGTTGACCCATTGGTTACTCTGCCTAACATCAACCCATCAACCATAGCCACGCAGGATGTTTTGGCCACCCTTAACAACTATGGGCAAAACAACCTTGTGCAATGGCTCAATAGTTTTTTTAATGCTGATGATGTGGCAGATGTATTGAAAGCCTACCGCGTTGGCACCACCAACCATTGGCCCGGTGCAACCGTTTTTTGGCAGATAGATGAGCAGCAACGTGCTCGAACTGGTAAAATAATGCTCTACAATGCCCAAACCGGCAAGCGCGTTAAACAGCCCTACAATCACATACATTGGATGCATAAAAAACTGTATGCAGGCTATTACTTAAGTCAGTGCCTGTTTGGTTTGCATTTGATAGATCAACACCCCAATAAGCCCATAGCCATTGTTGAGAGCGAAAAAACAGCGCTATTAGCTGCCCTGCATTTACCGCAATACCTGTGGCTGGCTACTGGTGGGTTGCATAACCTCAATGCTGCACAATGCCAACTATTAAAAGGCCGCAGGGTAATGCTCTATCCTGATGTAAAGGCTTATGATGTATGGCAGCAAAAAGCCCATAACCTCCAGCTGCTTTTACCCGGTACTATTTTTAAGGTTGATGATATGTTGGAGCGAAACGCCACCCCGCAACAGCATGATGAAGGTTGGGACTTGGGAGATTGGCTGGTGGGGGCTTAG
- a CDS encoding AAA family ATPase: protein MLNSNQPHPQPATGITKAQILAYAEEQALLLMNEKNQPQNAGLFVLRSADDWMDDALTEPESRMLFGEFWHEGELCILFADTNLGKSILAVQIGNSISHGKSIAPLTLQTPAQAVVYFDFELSKKQFQHRYQNTEGLRHQWSPLFVRAEIDHDNASPTGNLSFEDYLYLSLQKAVEDTQAHILIIDNITYLSNETEKAKDALPLMKHLKQMKSKYNLSILVLAHTPKRDPSRPITRNDLQGSKMLMNFCDSAFSIGESQKDRSLRYLKQIKQRNTEEIYGEDNVCLFQITKPQCFLQFDFVGYSREWEHLKERSPEDKEYLKTKVNELHEQGKSIREIAALLEISRGKVERTLKA from the coding sequence ATGTTAAATTCTAACCAACCACACCCGCAGCCCGCAACGGGCATCACCAAAGCGCAAATTCTGGCGTATGCGGAAGAACAGGCACTTCTGTTAATGAATGAAAAAAACCAACCTCAAAACGCCGGCTTATTTGTGCTGCGCAGTGCTGACGACTGGATGGACGATGCCCTTACCGAACCCGAAAGCCGTATGCTTTTTGGCGAGTTTTGGCACGAGGGCGAACTCTGCATCCTGTTTGCTGATACCAATTTGGGCAAATCAATACTTGCCGTTCAAATTGGCAATAGTATTAGTCATGGCAAAAGCATTGCGCCGCTTACCTTACAAACGCCTGCGCAAGCAGTTGTTTATTTTGATTTTGAGCTGAGTAAAAAACAGTTTCAGCACCGCTACCAAAACACAGAGGGTTTACGCCACCAATGGTCGCCTTTGTTTGTAAGGGCCGAAATTGACCACGACAACGCATCGCCAACAGGCAACTTAAGTTTTGAAGATTACCTTTACCTATCACTACAAAAAGCAGTAGAAGACACTCAGGCGCATATACTTATAATTGATAATATTACTTATTTAAGTAACGAGACCGAAAAGGCCAAAGATGCTTTACCGCTGATGAAGCACTTAAAGCAAATGAAAAGCAAGTATAATTTAAGTATACTGGTATTGGCCCATACGCCTAAACGAGACCCCTCACGCCCCATAACACGTAATGATTTGCAAGGCAGTAAAATGCTGATGAACTTTTGCGATAGCGCCTTTAGCATTGGCGAGAGCCAGAAAGACCGCAGCCTGCGCTACCTTAAACAAATAAAACAACGCAATACCGAAGAAATTTATGGCGAGGATAATGTATGCCTTTTCCAAATTACCAAACCCCAATGTTTTTTACAGTTTGATTTTGTTGGCTACAGCCGTGAGTGGGAACATTTGAAGGAACGATCGCCGGAAGATAAAGAGTACCTAAAAACCAAAGTTAATGAGTTGCATGAGCAAGGCAAGTCTATTCGCGAAATTGCGGCATTGTTGGAAATATCTCGAGGTAAAGTAGAGCGTACACTAAAAGCCTGA
- the pyrF gene encoding orotidine-5'-phosphate decarboxylase, whose protein sequence is MSRQQLIDQIKQKRSFLCVGLDTDINKIPQFLLDYPDPVFEFNKRIIDATKDLCVAYKPNSAFYECMGVKGLQSLVATWEYLPKDILSIIDAKRGDIGNTSDKYAQAFLDEKSSGMSFDAITVTPYMGNDSITPYLKYDGKWIIILALTSSIGSKDFQYLETNEGLLYETVIKKANTWAGADRLMYVVGATKSTEFTAIRQYAPDNFLLVPGVGAQGGSLADVCKYGITKDCGLIVNASRSIIYASNGPDFAEAARAEALSIQQQMEAELEKAGIL, encoded by the coding sequence ATATCGCGCCAGCAACTAATTGACCAAATAAAACAAAAACGCTCTTTTTTATGCGTAGGCCTTGATACCGATATTAACAAAATACCCCAATTTTTATTAGACTACCCCGACCCTGTTTTTGAGTTCAATAAACGCATTATTGATGCTACAAAAGACCTCTGCGTTGCTTACAAACCCAACTCTGCTTTTTATGAGTGCATGGGCGTTAAAGGGTTGCAAAGCCTGGTAGCTACGTGGGAGTATCTGCCCAAAGATATTTTAAGTATTATTGACGCTAAGCGTGGCGATATTGGCAATACCAGCGATAAATACGCGCAAGCTTTTTTAGATGAAAAATCATCAGGCATGAGCTTTGATGCTATTACTGTTACACCCTATATGGGGAATGACAGCATTACGCCTTATTTAAAATACGATGGTAAGTGGATCATTATACTGGCACTTACCTCATCCATCGGCAGTAAAGATTTTCAATACCTGGAGACTAACGAGGGCCTGCTCTACGAAACCGTAATTAAAAAAGCCAACACATGGGCCGGTGCCGATAGGCTGATGTATGTGGTTGGCGCTACCAAAAGCACCGAGTTTACCGCCATACGCCAATACGCGCCCGATAACTTTTTGCTGGTGCCGGGCGTTGGTGCGCAAGGCGGCAGCTTAGCCGATGTTTGTAAATACGGCATCACTAAAGATTGCGGCCTGATTGTTAACGCGTCGCGCTCCATCATCTACGCCTCCAACGGCCCCGACTTTGCCGAAGCCGCCCGCGCCGAAGCCCTTTCCATTCAGCAGCAAATGGAAGCGGAGTTAGAGAAGGCAGGGATTTTATAA
- the rho gene encoding transcription termination factor Rho gives MFDKTELNDKLVSELREIAKSLGIPDADELRKPQLISGIVEMEQLIEAARQQQAIVEDNYKPINAPADEAGDKPRKRNRVVKGATKPKVEVPLDDASLFDVEEEPAAHDDEETATEAAPVVSEEETPAPVAAGANTESRPQKFERERRPNNQPKQQQQQEPAINLDFDNVIVNEGVLEIMPDGYGFLRSSDYNYLTSPDDIYVSQSQIKLFGLKTGDTVRGSIRPPKEGEKYFPLVRVEAINGRIPAEVRDRVPFDHLTPLFPSERLNLFTDGGNYSTRIMDLFSPIGKGQRGLIVAQPKTGKTMLLKDVANAIAKNHPEVYLIILLIDERPEEVTDMARSVRAEVVSSTFDEPAERHVKIANIVLEKAKRMVECGHDVVILLDSITRLARAYNTVAPASGKILSGGVDANALHKPKRFFGAARNIEDGGSLTIIATALTETGSKMDEVIFEEFKGTGNMELQLDRKLSNKRIFPAIDITASSTRRDDLLLDRDTLQRIWILRNHLADMNSLEAMEFLQSQIRGTKSNEEFLISMNS, from the coding sequence ATGTTTGATAAAACCGAATTGAACGATAAGCTCGTGTCTGAGCTACGCGAAATTGCAAAGAGTTTAGGCATTCCCGATGCTGACGAACTACGTAAACCGCAATTAATATCTGGCATTGTTGAAATGGAGCAGCTTATTGAAGCAGCCCGCCAACAGCAAGCAATAGTAGAAGATAACTACAAACCCATAAATGCCCCTGCCGATGAAGCAGGCGATAAACCACGCAAACGTAACCGCGTGGTAAAAGGTGCAACAAAACCTAAAGTTGAAGTTCCTTTAGATGATGCCAGTTTGTTTGACGTTGAAGAAGAACCGGCTGCTCATGATGATGAAGAAACAGCAACAGAAGCAGCACCGGTTGTTAGCGAAGAGGAAACACCGGCCCCTGTTGCAGCCGGAGCAAACACAGAGAGCCGCCCGCAAAAGTTTGAGCGTGAGCGCAGGCCTAACAACCAGCCTAAGCAACAACAGCAGCAAGAGCCGGCCATTAACCTTGATTTTGACAACGTTATTGTTAACGAGGGGGTATTAGAAATTATGCCTGATGGTTATGGTTTCCTTCGCTCGTCAGACTATAACTACTTAACCTCTCCTGATGATATTTACGTATCACAGTCGCAAATAAAACTATTTGGCCTAAAAACAGGCGATACCGTACGCGGTAGCATCCGTCCGCCAAAAGAGGGCGAGAAATACTTCCCGTTAGTTAGGGTAGAAGCCATTAACGGCCGTATACCAGCCGAGGTGCGCGATAGGGTTCCGTTTGACCACTTAACTCCGTTGTTCCCGTCAGAGCGTTTAAATTTATTTACTGACGGTGGTAATTATTCAACCCGTATAATGGACCTGTTCTCACCAATAGGTAAAGGTCAGCGTGGTTTAATTGTGGCGCAGCCTAAAACAGGTAAAACCATGTTGTTAAAGGATGTGGCCAACGCCATAGCCAAAAACCATCCGGAAGTATATTTAATTATATTACTGATTGACGAGCGTCCTGAGGAGGTTACCGATATGGCTCGCAGCGTACGTGCCGAGGTTGTATCATCAACATTTGATGAGCCTGCCGAGCGTCACGTAAAAATAGCCAATATAGTTTTAGAAAAAGCTAAACGTATGGTTGAGTGCGGTCATGATGTGGTTATACTGTTAGACTCCATTACCCGTTTGGCCCGTGCATACAATACAGTTGCCCCGGCATCTGGTAAAATATTGTCGGGTGGTGTTGATGCCAACGCGTTACACAAGCCTAAACGCTTTTTTGGTGCGGCCCGTAACATTGAGGATGGCGGTTCATTAACCATTATAGCAACGGCCCTTACCGAAACAGGCTCAAAAATGGATGAGGTTATTTTTGAAGAGTTTAAAGGTACCGGTAACATGGAGCTGCAACTGGATAGAAAACTTTCAAACAAACGTATTTTCCCTGCTATAGATATTACCGCATCAAGCACACGTAGAGACGATCTGTTATTAGACCGCGATACCCTGCAACGCATCTGGATTTTGCGTAATCACCTGGCCGATATGAACTCGTTAGAGGCTATGGAATTTTTACAAAGTCAGATAAGGGGCACAAAATCTAATGAAGAGTTCCTTATTTCGATGAATTCTTAA
- the pssA gene encoding CDP-diacylglycerol--serine O-phosphatidyltransferase translates to MRRRVRKHIPNFITCANLFSGCVGIVFAFQENLLGAAYAIFLAAIFDFFDGFASRVLKSFSTIGKDLDSLADMVSFGVLPSIILYQLFLQAPQIDKVSTFLNFSAFLIPVFSALRLAKFNTDTRQAEIFIGLPTPANAILIASFPLIIDQYPTLSRYILNPYGLAVFVVVMSGLLVAEMPLMSLKFKNRDFQRNIYRYLLLLFSAILILFFKFVAVPVVIFFYITLSIIQFKFANDRIVSSKK, encoded by the coding sequence ATGAGGAGAAGAGTAAGAAAACACATTCCTAATTTTATCACCTGTGCCAATTTGTTTAGTGGTTGTGTGGGGATAGTGTTTGCTTTTCAGGAGAACTTGTTAGGGGCTGCTTATGCCATATTCCTTGCAGCCATATTTGATTTTTTTGATGGCTTTGCCTCCCGGGTGTTAAAATCCTTCTCTACCATAGGTAAAGACCTTGATTCGCTGGCCGATATGGTTAGCTTTGGCGTGCTGCCTTCCATCATACTTTATCAGCTGTTTTTACAGGCACCGCAAATTGATAAAGTGAGTACCTTTTTAAACTTCTCGGCCTTTTTAATACCCGTTTTTTCGGCTTTAAGGTTAGCCAAATTTAATACTGATACCCGCCAGGCCGAAATATTTATAGGCTTACCAACACCGGCTAACGCCATTTTAATAGCATCCTTCCCGCTTATAATTGACCAATATCCTACGCTGTCAAGGTATATTTTAAACCCTTATGGCTTAGCGGTTTTTGTGGTGGTGATGAGTGGTTTGCTCGTAGCGGAAATGCCGCTAATGTCGCTAAAATTTAAGAATCGCGATTTTCAAAGGAATATTTACCGTTATTTATTGCTGCTGTTTTCGGCAATATTGATACTATTTTTTAAATTTGTGGCTGTTCCGGTGGTGATATTTTTTTACATCACTTTGTCAATAATTCAATTCAAATTTGCAAATGATCGTATTGTAAGCTCAAAAAAATAA
- the purS gene encoding phosphoribosylformylglycinamidine synthase subunit PurS, translating to MKTFQAEIDVMPKKEILDPQGKAVTGSMKNLGLSEIQNIRIGKHISLQIEAESEQVASEKVEQACKNLLANLIMESYSFKIEQV from the coding sequence ATGAAAACGTTCCAGGCTGAAATAGATGTAATGCCAAAAAAAGAAATTCTTGACCCACAAGGTAAAGCTGTAACCGGAAGTATGAAAAACTTAGGTTTATCAGAAATTCAGAATATACGCATTGGCAAACACATCTCTTTACAAATTGAAGCCGAGAGCGAGCAGGTAGCAAGCGAGAAAGTTGAACAGGCATGTAAAAACTTGCTGGCCAACTTAATTATGGAAAGCTACAGCTTCAAAATAGAGCAGGTTTAA
- a CDS encoding Hpt domain-containing protein has product MPEIQPGPDLDLSLLNEIADGSTEFIVDSIDMFLQQTPESIQQVDDAMNAKDWATAGSAAHKMKSTLGFFGMLESQALVQQVELSCKKGAPDEAEVRGTFNQVKDNIAQNIEKLLKFKEEAGV; this is encoded by the coding sequence ATGCCAGAAATTCAACCCGGACCAGACCTTGATCTTTCATTACTAAACGAAATTGCTGACGGTAGCACCGAGTTTATAGTTGATTCTATTGATATGTTTTTGCAACAAACACCAGAGTCAATTCAACAGGTTGATGATGCCATGAACGCTAAAGACTGGGCTACGGCTGGTTCTGCTGCTCATAAAATGAAATCAACATTAGGATTTTTTGGCATGTTAGAAAGCCAGGCACTGGTGCAACAAGTTGAGTTAAGCTGCAAAAAAGGCGCGCCTGATGAAGCCGAGGTTAGGGGAACATTTAATCAGGTTAAGGACAACATAGCCCAAAACATAGAAAAACTATTAAAATTTAAAGAAGAAGCAGGTGTTTAA
- the folK gene encoding 2-amino-4-hydroxy-6-hydroxymethyldihydropteridine diphosphokinase → MNNVFLLLGSNLGQRELLLQQAITQIALQVGEVTQQSSVYETQSWGRENEPDYLNQVITAKTKMPANTVLNQILEIELQLGRKRFEKWGSRLIDIDILFFNNDIIEQDNLTIPHPQLQKRRFTLEPLAEIAPNFMHPVLNKTIVALKNELNDDLVVKKL, encoded by the coding sequence ATGAATAACGTTTTTTTATTACTGGGAAGCAACCTTGGCCAAAGGGAACTGCTGCTGCAACAGGCCATTACTCAAATAGCTTTGCAGGTTGGTGAGGTTACGCAACAGTCATCTGTATACGAAACTCAATCATGGGGGCGTGAAAATGAACCCGACTACCTCAATCAGGTAATTACCGCAAAAACCAAAATGCCTGCAAATACCGTACTTAACCAAATATTGGAGATAGAGCTGCAATTAGGGCGCAAACGTTTTGAAAAATGGGGATCAAGATTGATTGATATAGATATATTGTTTTTTAATAATGATATTATTGAACAGGATAACCTTACCATCCCCCACCCACAGCTACAAAAACGTAGGTTCACGTTAGAACCACTTGCCGAAATAGCGCCCAACTTTATGCATCCGGTACTTAACAAAACTATAGTGGCGTTGAAAAACGAGCTCAACGACGATTTGGTAGTAAAAAAATTATAA
- the sppA gene encoding signal peptide peptidase SppA has translation MKQFFKFVLATIFGIVISFVILFFILVGIIASAGGEKTVTVDANSILYISLQKTIEERTPDNPLGGLDFLGLGSDKAIGLKDILANIKKAKTDDNIKGIFLDESYMSSGQATTEEIRNALIDFKKSGKFIIAYSEVYTKGFYYLASVADKVYLNPKGMVEFDGFNSDVTFLKGALDKLGIEVQVIKVGTFKSAVEPYVLTKMSDANRLQVTSYVGSLYDHYLSGIAKSRGINKDSLFKYADNLTIREPEDVVKYRLVDGLKYKDEIIAELKKRTGTGDKSDLSSVDLGDYTNAAETDKDTETSTNRIAMVYASGEISGGEGNDNTIGSETLSKALRKVRLDDKVKAVVLRVNSPGGSSLASDVIWREVMLTRKVKPVIVSMGDMAASGGYYIACAADSIYAQPNTVTGSIGIFAVLPNMQKLFNDKLGVTFDNVKTGKYADMGSVDRPLTADERAILQAQVNRGYYDFTKAVADGRHKTRAYIDSIGQGRVWTGSQALKIGLVDRLGSINDAVKSAAKMAKLKKYRVVDYPEQKNVLSSLSSSLSASVRENAVKAELGEQYSIYKQIKGVTQMMRVPQARMLYSVEIK, from the coding sequence ATGAAGCAATTTTTCAAGTTTGTATTAGCAACAATTTTCGGTATAGTAATTTCTTTCGTCATCCTGTTCTTTATTTTGGTAGGCATCATTGCTTCAGCAGGTGGAGAGAAAACAGTTACTGTTGACGCTAACTCAATACTTTACATATCACTTCAAAAAACAATAGAAGAACGCACCCCTGATAATCCATTAGGCGGACTGGATTTTTTAGGCTTGGGCAGCGACAAGGCTATAGGTTTAAAGGATATACTGGCCAATATTAAAAAAGCTAAAACGGATGATAACATAAAAGGAATTTTCCTTGATGAAAGCTATATGAGTTCGGGGCAGGCCACCACCGAGGAAATACGCAATGCGCTTATCGACTTCAAAAAATCGGGTAAATTTATCATTGCATATAGCGAGGTTTATACCAAAGGATTTTACTACCTGGCATCGGTAGCCGACAAAGTTTACCTTAACCCTAAAGGTATGGTTGAATTTGATGGCTTTAATTCTGATGTTACTTTTCTGAAAGGAGCATTGGATAAGTTGGGTATTGAAGTTCAGGTAATAAAAGTAGGTACATTTAAAAGCGCTGTTGAGCCTTATGTTTTAACTAAAATGAGTGATGCCAACCGCCTGCAGGTTACATCATACGTTGGCTCTTTATATGATCATTATCTATCAGGTATAGCTAAAAGCCGTGGCATCAATAAAGACTCACTATTTAAGTATGCTGATAACCTTACAATCAGAGAGCCGGAAGATGTTGTTAAATATCGTTTGGTTGATGGCCTTAAATACAAAGACGAAATAATAGCAGAACTTAAAAAACGTACAGGCACCGGTGATAAATCAGATTTAAGCTCAGTTGATCTGGGCGATTATACCAACGCGGCAGAAACCGATAAAGACACCGAAACTTCTACCAACCGTATAGCGATGGTTTATGCTTCAGGGGAAATTTCCGGTGGTGAGGGTAATGACAATACCATTGGTTCAGAAACCTTGTCGAAGGCCTTGCGCAAAGTCCGTTTGGATGATAAGGTTAAAGCTGTTGTGTTGAGGGTTAATTCTCCCGGTGGCAGTTCCCTGGCATCAGATGTTATCTGGCGTGAGGTAATGTTAACACGCAAAGTAAAACCTGTTATTGTTTCAATGGGTGATATGGCAGCGTCAGGCGGCTATTATATTGCCTGTGCAGCCGATTCTATTTACGCGCAACCTAATACTGTAACGGGCTCAATTGGCATATTTGCCGTATTGCCTAATATGCAAAAGCTGTTTAATGATAAATTGGGAGTAACTTTTGATAATGTAAAAACAGGAAAGTACGCAGATATGGGCTCGGTTGATCGTCCGCTTACTGCTGACGAAAGGGCAATTTTACAGGCACAGGTTAACAGGGGGTACTATGATTTTACCAAAGCCGTAGCCGACGGCCGCCATAAAACGCGCGCGTATATTGACAGCATTGGCCAGGGCAGGGTGTGGACCGGAAGCCAGGCTTTGAAAATAGGTTTGGTTGACCGTTTGGGTAGTATTAATGATGCAGTAAAATCTGCCGCAAAAATGGCTAAGTTGAAAAAATACCGGGTGGTTGATTATCCTGAACAAAAAAACGTACTAAGTAGTCTTAGCTCCAGCCTGAGTGCAAGTGTGCGCGAAAACGCTGTTAAAGCAGAGTTAGGCGAGCAATACAGTATCTACAAACAAATAAAGGGCGTTACGCAAATGATGCGTGTTCCGCAGGCCCGTATGCTTTATAGCGTTGAAATAAAGTAG